The region ATCTGGTGGTTCGATTTTCTGTTCATATGCTGACATGAATCGGTGTCTTGGAATAACAGTGTCTCCAATTTCTGAAACAAAtcacacaatttattaaatatatttaaatatgaatcaaggaatgtaaataataaaatactattctTCGAAGTACTCAATTTAGGCTGGATATTCAAACTGCTAAAATTGACAATACCTGGATAATCAATTTGAAATAGTAAGCTCTGTTGCCCAGTCTCAGTGTCCCTCTGTTTAGTGACCCTGTAGCCAGGTCGTCCAATCTTGACGAACTTCTTGGGCTCAACTCTGGGCTTCTCAGGCTGTATAAGGGTGGGTGCATCCTTAGCCTCTTTGGCGGCCCTCCTGGCCAAATTGGCCTGATGCTTTTTGCCTTGAGTATGGGCCAAATAACTACCCTCGTTGTTGTGCAAAGTCAGACATAGTTTACACTCGTACGATCCTAGATGGTTTTTCATAAAGTACGGGTCCTTTTGTAAGTCGATGGTTTCCAAGGCCAATTGCCTGAGACGTTCGCGGCGGTCCCTGTTCGTTTCCGACCATGATGCCACCCCGCCACCGCCGGTTTTACCGCCGGGACGATTTTGGAAGTCCATGTTTTACTAACGTAACACAAACAAAATTCACAACCTAAATACCAAACATAACCTAAAAATTCTCTCAAAGATAgccaacataaaatatatatatatacaattatttatttccattaaatattttttaattgtaatacatataataatatttttttattttgaaaatgtgaaAGCAAGATcacaaaattacaatatattatcaatttacattaaaattttcttaaaccaACAAAACTAGTATTATATGTTGGCAACACTTATCataagttttttatgtatCATAACCATAGAAACCTATCATAACCTAgaatttttatcaacaaaagcaattataaatttaattagttacttattttaataattgaattaacaaaattaaataaataacgaacaatttaaattttacataatgtcATTTAGTGCTTTAGAAGAGGAGAATGAagacgaaataaaatatatcgattcagttataattaataaattattaaatttaaatacttgtaaaaaatgtattcgtttttatttacgcCAATTTCGTGATCCAAATTTTGTAGAAGATTATGTAAGTTTACGTGCATTACATTacataactttaattaattcaattttagattGATGGTTTgcatgaaaaaattaacaaaaaagcgAAATATTGCCCATGCAGATGttgtttagatatttttcatacaattAAGGAATCTATTCCTACAATTGTAGAGGACCTGAAACAACGAAAGTTGAATAAAGTTATCTTAACATGTCACTTTCCTAAGTCTCTGTTATTAAGGATGAAATGTTTTCATATAATGTTGCCAGAAAAATACCCAGGATACTATGAAGGTATATATTTTCCCACAACAAACATATACATATGAAATATTGTATTCATTTTCAGAAATAGAATTTCCTGGTGTATCCCAATATTTGATGGATGAAATAAAGAATGAgttgaaaaaatatgatataaatcCTACTAGAAATACCCACGTTACactgaaaattgtttttcaatatGCTGATGACACGCAGGTGGTAGTAAAGCATAATACAATacaacataaacaaaattattttcgagtttaattttaactgaatcaataaattgatatGAATGAATTTTAGGAGGTATTGAAGATGCCACAACTCAGTGAAAAACATATAAGTGCAATGCATGTTAGAGAATTTAGACAATACTTaccaaaaattgacaattacaCCATGAAAAAGCACTTTGGTGTGCCTCCAGATACTCCAGAAAAATCAGtttatttagaagaatatttaCTACTATATGCACCCATATACATTTGCGGTCGTTATAATAGGtatacaaagaaaatatttcaggACCACCATCCAAATAGTATTGAGCAAATAGTAATTAAGGCAATAAGTACTGTAATGCggtaagttatgtggttacaTTAAAcctatttgtaaattaagtgGTGTTTCAGAACGCCTAAGGAAAATATAAAGGTATCGTTCTGCGGTAAAGACGGTGCATTCGATAGAATTTTAGAGAATGGTAAACCATTCTTTGTGGCTATTACAAATCACAATATTCCTTTAAGAGGTTTGACCCACACACAGCTGGATCAAATTGAACATTTGTGTAATCTGGTTGAGGACTGTCGCATATTTAGGGTAGTAATTTTTAAGCACAccagtatatatatttttacaaacacTAAAACTTTTAGTTATCAAACACGGTTTTCAAGAGCGTCCAACTTCTTTCAGAATTTGAGAAAATGGGTTGCAGAAAGTACGATTTGATAGTGTGGACAGATGCACCAAATGTTGCCCAATGCATTGCATGTTTGAACAGAGAAGGTGAGAAAGTGCCAATGTTAATAACTCAGAAAACCCCGATCAGTGCTTTAAAATACCGTCCTCTTCTAACGAGAACACGTTACGTACGTTTACTAAAAGCGGAACCCATTgaaggtatttttatttttcaatttcaatatccTTGATTTGGGTATATACACTTAAGTTTTTCAGGAGAAAATTGCaagtttaaaatgttgctGAAAGTGGACGCAGGTACTTACGTAGATGAATTGTTTCATGGAGACCTTGGTCGAACGACTCCAAGCATTAGTACTATAATTGGAGGTTTTAATGTGGTAATAACGCATAGGGATTTGCTTGATCTGGAAGGGGAAATCCCGTCTTATGATGATGAACCATTAGAAAACGAAGCACAATCTTCCTACACGGAAGATTGATTTagaattctatttaataagaaaatgttaattttataaaaaattcattttttgtgtatatgatataatgtttattttatatttgattaatt is a window of Aethina tumida isolate Nest 87 chromosome 7, icAetTumi1.1, whole genome shotgun sequence DNA encoding:
- the LOC109597710 gene encoding splicing factor 3A subunit 2, translated to MDFQNRPGGKTGGGGVASWSETNRDRRERLRQLALETIDLQKDPYFMKNHLGSYECKLCLTLHNNEGSYLAHTQGKKHQANLARRAAKEAKDAPTLIQPEKPRVEPKKFVKIGRPGYRVTKQRDTETGQQSLLFQIDYPEIGDTVIPRHRFMSAYEQKIEPPDRKWQYLLFAAEPYETIGFKVPSREVEKTDNKFWTHWNRDTKQFFLQFAFKNESKKPTTIVARPGHIISGVPPPPMLPVPPPPRPPMFNPIPPPPPLLGQVMPVPPPH
- the LOC109597711 gene encoding tRNA pseudouridine synthase Pus10 isoform X1 — translated: MSFSALEEENEDEIKYIDSVIINKLLNLNTCKKCIRFYLRQFRDPNFVEDYIDGLHEKINKKAKYCPCRCCLDIFHTIKESIPTIVEDLKQRKLNKVILTCHFPKSLLLRMKCFHIMLPEKYPGYYEEIEFPGVSQYLMDEIKNELKKYDINPTRNTHVTLKIVFQYADDTQEVLKMPQLSEKHISAMHVREFRQYLPKIDNYTMKKHFGVPPDTPEKSVYLEEYLLLYAPIYICGRYNRYTKKIFQDHHPNSIEQIVIKAISTVMRTPKENIKVSFCGKDGAFDRILENGKPFFVAITNHNIPLRGLTHTQLDQIEHLCNLVEDCRIFRLSNTVFKSVQLLSEFEKMGCRKYDLIVWTDAPNVAQCIACLNREGEKVPMLITQKTPISALKYRPLLTRTRYVRLLKAEPIEGENCKFKMLLKVDAGTYVDELFHGDLGRTTPSISTIIGGFNVVITHRDLLDLEGEIPSYDDEPLENEAQSSYTED
- the LOC109597711 gene encoding tRNA pseudouridine synthase Pus10 isoform X2 yields the protein MKCFHIMLPEKYPGYYEEIEFPGVSQYLMDEIKNELKKYDINPTRNTHVTLKIVFQYADDTQEVLKMPQLSEKHISAMHVREFRQYLPKIDNYTMKKHFGVPPDTPEKSVYLEEYLLLYAPIYICGRYNRYTKKIFQDHHPNSIEQIVIKAISTVMRTPKENIKVSFCGKDGAFDRILENGKPFFVAITNHNIPLRGLTHTQLDQIEHLCNLVEDCRIFRLSNTVFKSVQLLSEFEKMGCRKYDLIVWTDAPNVAQCIACLNREGEKVPMLITQKTPISALKYRPLLTRTRYVRLLKAEPIEGENCKFKMLLKVDAGTYVDELFHGDLGRTTPSISTIIGGFNVVITHRDLLDLEGEIPSYDDEPLENEAQSSYTED